CGCAGGTCGTTGGCCGGGGTGATGATCTCGGCGGTCGACGGGTAGTCCGGTCCCTTCACGTGCTCGCACAGGTCGCGCACGCTGGCGTCGGGATCGTCCAGCAGGTGCAGCAGCGCGCTGACGATCTCGTTGAGGTTGTGCGGCGGCACGTCGGTGGCCATGCCCACGGCGATGCCGGTGGTGCCGTTCAGCAGCAGGTGCGGCAGGCGCGCCGGCATCCAGGTCGGTTCCTGCAGGGTGCCGTCGAAGTTCGGCGCCCAGTCGGTGGTGCCCTGGCCCAGCTCGCCCAGCAGCACTTCGGCGATCGGGGTCAGCTTGGATTCGGTGTAGCGCATAGCCGCGAACGACTTCGGGTCGTCGCTGGAGCCGAAGTTGCCCTGGCCCTCGATCAGCGGGTAGCGGTAGGAGAACGACTGTGCCATCAGCACCAGCGCCTCGTAGCACGCGCTGTCGCCATGCGGGTGGTATTTACCGATCACGTCACCGACGGTGCGCGCGGACTTCTTCGGCTTGGACGCGGCATTCAGGCCCAGCTCGCTCATCGAATAGATGATGCGGCGCTGCACCGGCTTCAGGCCGTCGCCGATGAACGGCAGGGCACGGTCGAGCACCACGTACATCGAATAGTCGAGGTAGGCGCGTTCGGCGTACTCGCGCAGCGGCAGTTGTTCGAAACCGTGGAAAACGGGGCGGGCAGGTTCGGTCATGCGGCGTTGTTACCTATGTCGGGAGGCGAAGACGGCGGTCGGCGCTCTCAATGCACTGATTATCCGGATGCGGCGGGGGATGCCAAGCCACGTGCGGGATCCAGCCCCGGTTCCAGGCCGTGGCCGACCCGCGCCAGGTAGCGCCCGGGCGGCAGGCCGAAGTGGCGGCGGAACACGGTGACGAAGGCGCTGGCGCTGCTGAAGCCCAGTGCGTGGGCGATATCGGCGACGCTGCGACCCTCGCTGAGCTGGCGCAGGGCCTCGGCCAGGCGGGCCTGCTGCCGCCACTGGGCAAAGCTGAGGGTGGTCTCGTCGCGGAAGTGGCGGGTCAGGCTGCGCGGCGACAGGCCGGCCCAGTGCGCCCATTCGGCCAGGCTGCGCTCGTCGGAGGGCTCGGCCAGCAGCTGCGAGGCGATCTTCAGCAGGCGGCGGTCGCGCGGCATCGGCAGGTGCATGCGCTGGCGCGGCGCGGTGCGGATCTCGTCGCGCATGACGCTGAGGATGTGCTCGCGGTCGTCGCTGAGGATGTAGTCCAGCGGCCATTCGCAGATGCGCTCGGCCACCGCCTGGGCCAGTTTGGACAGCCCCAGCACGCACGGGTCGGAGGGCAGCCCGGCGCAGGCCGGCGCGGCCAGGGCCATGCCCCAGCCACGCATCGGGCCGTCCAGGCTGACCGTGTGCGGTTCCAGCGGCGGCATCCAGCCTGCCGAGCCCGGTGCCAGCGACCAGGTGCCGTGCGAGGTGCGGGTGGTCAGCAGGCCGCGTTCGACGTAGATCAGCTGGGCGCGGGCGTGGTGGTGCCAGTCCACTTCACGGGCCAGGCCCTGCGGGCTGTCGAAGCGGAAACCGATGACCGGCGGGCCATCGTTGCGCTCGAACCAGTCCATGGCCACCTCGCGGAGCAGGGTGGGCGGGCCCGGTTCACCTGCCGTCATGACCGGCGGGGGTGGCTGGAATGTGACATTCATTGGCTGGATTGTACTACCGGGCCAGTTCCGGGGGCCATTAAGGTAGCGCCTTCACTGATCGAGCCCGTTGCTGCAACACAGCATTCGATGCCAGATCGAATATTTCCATTGAGAAATATTTTTTTTGGAAGAAAATGCTCCCCCATGATCTGTCCGTCCTCCAACCCCCCCAGCTTCGGCCTGCTGCTGCGCCAGGTGCGCGACGGCCTGGTCCGCCAGCTCGATGCGTCCATGGCCGAAGAAGACCTCGGCATCGGCTTCACCCATTACATCGGCCTGAAGCTGCTGGCCCGCATGGCCCCGTGCACCGCCAACGAACTGGCCCAGGCCATCGACCAGGTGCCCAGCGCGGTGACCCGCCTGCTGGACAAGCTGGAAGCCCTGGGCTGCGTGCGCCGCGAGCCGCACAGCCAGGACCGGCGGGCCCTGCAGATCGTTCTGACCGATGAAGGCCGTGCCCTCTGGGCGCGGCTGCAGAAGCGCGGCGACGCGGTGATGGACTTCGCCCTGCGCGACCTGTCCGCCGACGAACGCACGCTGCTGCTGTCCCTCCTGACCCGAATCCGCGATTCCCTGACGACCCCATGAACCCGATCCCGCATCCCACTCTCCGCCGGTCCGGGCGCGCGCTGCTGGTTTCAGCGCTGGCCCTGGCCCTGGCCGCCTGCGCCAGCAGCCGTGGCCTGAACCCGCAGGGCCACGTGCTCGACGTGGACAGCCTGCACAGCGAGCGCACGCTGGCCGACAGCGACCTGAGCGCCACTGGCTTCCCGGCCCAGGACTGGTGGAAGGCGCTGGGCGATCCCCAGCTCGATGCCCTCATCAGCGAAGGCCTGGCCGGCCACCCCAGCCTGGACGCGGCCGATGCGCGCCTGCGCCAGGCCCAGTCGCAGGTCGGCACCAGCCGTGCCGAGCGCCTGCCCAGCCTGTCGGTGTCCGGTGGCTACACCGGCCTGCGCCTGCCCGAATCCATGCTCGGCGACGAGCTGGGCGGCCGCTACGGCGGCAGCAGCCAGGTCGCCTTCAACTTCAGCTACGGCGTTGACCTGTGGGGCGGCAAGCGCGCTGCCTGGGAAGCCGCCGTTGACGGCGCCCACGCGGCCACCGTGGATGCGCAGGCCGCACGCCTGAACCTGTCCGCCGGCATTGCCCAGGCCTACACCGAACTGGCCTATGCCTGGCAGCTCAACGATGTGGCCGAGCAGGAACTGACGCGCTCGCAGAGGTCGCTGGAGCTGACCCGCCAGCGCCGCAGCGCCGGCATCGACAGCGACCTGCAGGTGCGCCAGTCCGAAGCCCGCGTGCCGGCCGCGCAGCAGCAGCTGCTGGCCGCGCAGCAGCGCATCGACGCCGCCCGCACCGCACTGGCCGCGCTGGTCGGCAAGGGCCCGGACCGTGGCCTGTCGATCGAACGCCCGCAGGCGCTGAACCCGCTGGCCCTGCAGCTGCCGGGCGTGCTGCCCAGCGAACTGCTCGGCCGTCGTCCGGACATCGTCGCCGCGCGCTGGCGCGTGGAAGCGGCCGAAAAGCAGATCAAAGTCGCCAAGACCAAGTTCTACCCGAGCTTCAACCTGACCGCGCTGGCCGGCGTGGTCGCCCCGAACGTGGGCGACCTGCTGAAGAGCAGCTCCACCTTCGCCTACATCGGCCCGGCGCTGAGCCTGCCGATCTTCGAAGGCGGCAAGCTGCGCGCCAACCTGGACAACACCGACGCGCAGTACGACCTGGCGGTGGCCAACTACAACCAGTCCGTGCTGGACGCGCTGCGCGACGTGGCCGACCAGGTCAACGCGGTGCGTTCGCTGGCCCAGCAGGCGCAGGCACAGCAGCAGGCGGTGGACACCGCCCACGCGGCCTTCGACCTGGCCCAGCAGCGTTACCGCGCCGGCATCGGCAGCTACCTGGACGTGCTCAGCGCGCAGTCCATCCTGCTGCAGTCGCAGCAGCAGCTGGCCGGCCTGCAGTCGCAGCAGGTGCAGACCTCGGTGCGCCTGAGCAAGGCATTGGGCGGTGGTTTCCAGCCCAGTGACGCCGACGCCGCACCGATCGCCTCCCATTCCGATTCCTCGCATTCCTGAAGACCCACGCCATGAGCCAGACCCAAGACACCGCGGCCCCGGCCGCTCCCAACCGCCGCGGCAAGCTGCTGCGCGGCCTGTTCGTCATCGTCGTGCTGCTGCTTGCCGCACTGGCGCTGTGGTACTTCATGTTCGGCCGTTGGTTCGAAGAAACCGACGATGCCTACGTGCAGGGCAACCAGGTGCAGATCACCCCGCTGGTAGCCGGCACCGTGGTCGCCATCAACGTCGATGACGGCATGCGCGTCGAGCGTGGCCAGCTGCTGGTGCAGCTGGACCCGGCCGACACCTCCGTCGCCCTGCAGCAGGCCGAAGCCAACCTGGCCAAGACCGTGCGCCAGACCCGCGGCCTGTACCGCAGCGTGGAGGGCGCGCAGGCTGACCTGAACGCCCGCCAGGTGAGCCTGAAGCGCGTGCGCGAAGACTTCGCCCGCCGCAAGGACCTGGCCGCCACCGGCGCCATCTCCAACGAAGAACTGGCCCACGCCCGCGACGAGCTGGCCGCAGCCGAAGCCGCCGTGGCCGGTTCGCGCGAGACCGTCGAGCGCAACCGCGCGCTGGTCGATGACACCGTCATCGCCACCCAGCCGGACGTGCTGGCCGCCGCCGCACAGCTGCGCCAGGCCTTCCTCAACAATGCCCGCGCCGGCATCGTCGCGCCGGTCACCGGTTACGTCGCCCGTCGTTCGGTGCAGGTTGGCCAGCGCGTGCAGCCGGGCAATGCCCTGATGGCCGTGGTGCCGACCGAACAGATGTGGGTGGAAGCCAACTTCAAGGAAACCCAGCTGCGCCACATGCGCCTGGGCCAGGAAGTGGAGCTGAAGTCGGACCTGTACGCCGGCGACGTGAAGTACAAGGGCCGCATCCAGAGCCTGGGCCTGGGCACCGGTTCGGCGTTCTCGCTGCTGCCGGCGCAGAACGCCAGCGGCAACTGGATCAAGATCGTGCAGCGCGTTCCGGTGCGCATCGCCATCGATGCCAAGCAGCTGGCCGAACATCCGCTGCGCATCGGCCTGTCGATGAAGGCCGAAGTGAGCCTGCGCGACCAGAAGGGTGAAGTGCTGCCGACCGCCGCCGCCAAGGGCACGGTGTTCGACACCGATGTGTATGCCAAGCAGCTGCATGATGCCGACGAGGTGATCCACACGATCATCGAAGGCAACCTGCCGCAGCAGGCCAACGCGGGCTGAGGTCGACATGTCCGCACAAGCTCCAGCGGCGCCCGGCACTCCGGGCGCACCGGCGGCGCCGGGTGCGGCCTCCGGGTTCCTGCCGCCCAGCGTGGCCCTGTGCACCGTCGGCCTGGCGATGGCCTCGTTCATGCAGGTGCTCGACACCACCATCGCCAACGTCTCGCTGCCGACCATCGCCGGTAACCTCGGCGCCAGTTCGCAGCAGGCGACCTGGGTCATCACCTCGTTCGCGGTCAGCACGGCCATCGCGCTGCCGCTGACCGGCTGGCTCAGCCGTCGCTTCGGCGAACGCAAGCTGTTCATCTGGGCCACGCTGGCCTTCGTCATCACCTCGCTGCTGTGCGGCCTTGCGCAGAGCATGGGCATGCTGGTGGTGTCGCGTGCGCTGCAGGGCTTCGTGGCCGGGCCGATGTACCCGATCACCCAGTCGCTGCTGGTGTCGATCTACCCACGCGAGAAGCGAGGGCAGGCGCTGGCGCTGCTGGCGATGATCACCGTGGTGGCGCCGATCTGCGGGCCCATCCTCGGTGGCTGGATCACCGACAACTACAGCTGGGAATGGATCTTCCTGATCAACGTGCCGCTGGGCATCTTCGCCGCGCTGGTGGTGGGCAACCAGTTGAAGGGGCGCCCGGAGCAGATCGAGAAGCCTAAGATGGACTACGTCGGCCTGATCACCCTGGTGATCGGCGTGGGCGCGCTGCAGCTGGTGCTCGACCTGGGCAACGACGAAGACTGGTTCTCCTCGACCAAGATCGTGGTGCTGGCCTGCGTGGCCGTGGTGGCGCTGGCGGTGTTCCTGATCTGGGAACTGACCGACAAGGATCCGATCGTCGACCTGAAGCTGTTCCGTCACCGTAATTTCCGCGCCGGTACGCTGGCGATGGTGGTGGCCTATGCGGCGTTCTTCAGCGTGTCGCTGCTGATCCCGCAGTGGCTGCAGCGTGACATGGGCTACACCGCCATCTGGGCGGGCCTGGCGACGGCGCCGATCGGCATCCTGCCGGTGATCATGACGCCGTTCGTGGGCAAGTACGCCTCGCGCTTCGACATGCGCATGATCGCTTCGTTCGCCTTCGTGTTCCTGTCGTTCACCAGCTTCATGCGCTCGGACTTCAACCTGCAGGTGGACTACGCGCACGTGGCCGGCGTGCAGCTGATCATGGGTATTGGCGTGGCGCTGTTCTTCATGCCGGTGCTGCAGATCCTGCTGTCGGACCTGGACGGTCGCGAGATCGCCGCAGGTTCGGGCCTGGCCACGTTCCTGCGTACGCTGGGTGGCAGCTTCGCTGCATCGCTGACCACGTGGCTGTGGGCACGTCGCACCCAGGTGCACCATGCCGACCTGACCGAACACATCTCGGCCTACCAGCCGGGCATGCAGGACCAGGTGGCGGCGATGGGGCAGGGCAACCTGCAGAACGGTGCAGCGGTGCTCAACAACATGATCAACCACCAGGCATCGCAGATGGCGTTCAACGACATCTTCTACCTGCTGGGCTGGACGTTCCTGGCGATCATCGCGTTCCTGTGGCTGGCCAAGCCGCCGTTCGGTGCCGGTGCCGGTGCGGCGTCTGCCGGCGGGCATTGATCGATCGTTGTGGATGAAAAAACAAAACCCCGCCGGAAGGCGGGGTTTTTGTTTGTGGCGCATCCACGCATGGCGTGGATCTACTGCCGGTTTGATCATCCAGTAGATCCACGCCATGCGTGGATGGAGCCCTCGCATTCGCGCAGTTCTCGAACGCCGGACATGAAAAAACCCGCTTTCGCGGGTTTGATCATTTGCTGAGTCATGGTGCCCAGGAGAGGACTCGAACCTCCACGAAGTTGCCCCCGCTAGCACCTGAAGCTAGTGCGTCTACCAATTCCGCCACCTGGGCGACTCAGGGGACGAATTATGGGGAACGACTGAGGATGTGTCAACAACATTTCACGCTTTTTTCTGCGGCGGTACGCCGAGGTGCTGCAGCAGGCTGCGCATCGCCGGTGACAACCGCATCCAGTCGGCGAAGCACGCGCACAGGCGACGCTGCGCCCAGGCATCGGCAAGTGGTACCGCGACGGTGTGCGTGCTGCGCCGATGCTGCCGCGCGATCGTCTTCGGCACGATGCCCACGCCGATGCCATGGCCGACCATCGTGCACAGCCCTTCGAAGGTTTTCATGCGGATGCGCACATCGAGCCGGCGTCCTGCCTCGCCTGCGAGTTCCTCCACGTAGGTCTGCAGTGCATTGCCATCGGCCAGGGCGACGAAGGTCTCGCCCAGCACGTCAACGAAGTCGAGCGTGCGTCGCGACGCGAAGCGGTGGTTGGCGGGTAGCAGCATCACCAGCGGGTCTTCGGACACCACGTGCCGCTGCAGGCCGTCGGCCGATACGGCGTCGCTGATGATGCCGGCTTCGGCCTGGCCGGCGGCGAGCGCGCGCACGACGTCGGTGCTGGTGCGTTCGTGCAGCTCCACGTGCAGGCGCGGCCGCTGCGCCAGCCAGGGCGCCAGTCGCGAGGGCAGGTAGTTGGTCAGTGCTGCGGTGTTGGCATACAGATGCAGGGTGCCGCGCGCGCCGTGGGCGAAGGCGTCCATCTCGCCGCGCAGCTGCGCCTGCTGCTGCAGGATCAGGCGTGCATGGTGGGCGAGGGCGGCGCCGGCTTCGGTCAGGCTGACCCCACGCGGATGCCGGTTCAACAGTGCCGTGCCCGCATCGGCTTCGATCGCGCGCAGGCGTTCGCTGGCCGAGCCCAGTGCCAGGTTGGCCAGCGCGGCGCCGGCGGTGATGCTGCCGGCGTCGGCCACGGCCAGGAA
This genomic stretch from Stenotrophomonas sp. SAU14A_NAIMI4_5 harbors:
- a CDS encoding helix-turn-helix transcriptional regulator gives rise to the protein MTAGEPGPPTLLREVAMDWFERNDGPPVIGFRFDSPQGLAREVDWHHHARAQLIYVERGLLTTRTSHGTWSLAPGSAGWMPPLEPHTVSLDGPMRGWGMALAAPACAGLPSDPCVLGLSKLAQAVAERICEWPLDYILSDDREHILSVMRDEIRTAPRQRMHLPMPRDRRLLKIASQLLAEPSDERSLAEWAHWAGLSPRSLTRHFRDETTLSFAQWRQQARLAEALRQLSEGRSVADIAHALGFSSASAFVTVFRRHFGLPPGRYLARVGHGLEPGLDPARGLASPAASG
- a CDS encoding MarR family transcriptional regulator is translated as MICPSSNPPSFGLLLRQVRDGLVRQLDASMAEEDLGIGFTHYIGLKLLARMAPCTANELAQAIDQVPSAVTRLLDKLEALGCVRREPHSQDRRALQIVLTDEGRALWARLQKRGDAVMDFALRDLSADERTLLLSLLTRIRDSLTTP
- the emrC gene encoding multidrug efflux transporter outer membrane subunit EmrC, encoding MNPIPHPTLRRSGRALLVSALALALAACASSRGLNPQGHVLDVDSLHSERTLADSDLSATGFPAQDWWKALGDPQLDALISEGLAGHPSLDAADARLRQAQSQVGTSRAERLPSLSVSGGYTGLRLPESMLGDELGGRYGGSSQVAFNFSYGVDLWGGKRAAWEAAVDGAHAATVDAQAARLNLSAGIAQAYTELAYAWQLNDVAEQELTRSQRSLELTRQRRSAGIDSDLQVRQSEARVPAAQQQLLAAQQRIDAARTALAALVGKGPDRGLSIERPQALNPLALQLPGVLPSELLGRRPDIVAARWRVEAAEKQIKVAKTKFYPSFNLTALAGVVAPNVGDLLKSSSTFAYIGPALSLPIFEGGKLRANLDNTDAQYDLAVANYNQSVLDALRDVADQVNAVRSLAQQAQAQQQAVDTAHAAFDLAQQRYRAGIGSYLDVLSAQSILLQSQQQLAGLQSQQVQTSVRLSKALGGGFQPSDADAAPIASHSDSSHS
- the emrA gene encoding multidrug efflux MFS transporter periplasmic adaptor subunit EmrA gives rise to the protein MSQTQDTAAPAAPNRRGKLLRGLFVIVVLLLAALALWYFMFGRWFEETDDAYVQGNQVQITPLVAGTVVAINVDDGMRVERGQLLVQLDPADTSVALQQAEANLAKTVRQTRGLYRSVEGAQADLNARQVSLKRVREDFARRKDLAATGAISNEELAHARDELAAAEAAVAGSRETVERNRALVDDTVIATQPDVLAAAAQLRQAFLNNARAGIVAPVTGYVARRSVQVGQRVQPGNALMAVVPTEQMWVEANFKETQLRHMRLGQEVELKSDLYAGDVKYKGRIQSLGLGTGSAFSLLPAQNASGNWIKIVQRVPVRIAIDAKQLAEHPLRIGLSMKAEVSLRDQKGEVLPTAAAKGTVFDTDVYAKQLHDADEVIHTIIEGNLPQQANAG
- the emrB gene encoding multidrug efflux MFS transporter permease subunit EmrB — translated: MSAQAPAAPGTPGAPAAPGAASGFLPPSVALCTVGLAMASFMQVLDTTIANVSLPTIAGNLGASSQQATWVITSFAVSTAIALPLTGWLSRRFGERKLFIWATLAFVITSLLCGLAQSMGMLVVSRALQGFVAGPMYPITQSLLVSIYPREKRGQALALLAMITVVAPICGPILGGWITDNYSWEWIFLINVPLGIFAALVVGNQLKGRPEQIEKPKMDYVGLITLVIGVGALQLVLDLGNDEDWFSSTKIVVLACVAVVALAVFLIWELTDKDPIVDLKLFRHRNFRAGTLAMVVAYAAFFSVSLLIPQWLQRDMGYTAIWAGLATAPIGILPVIMTPFVGKYASRFDMRMIASFAFVFLSFTSFMRSDFNLQVDYAHVAGVQLIMGIGVALFFMPVLQILLSDLDGREIAAGSGLATFLRTLGGSFAASLTTWLWARRTQVHHADLTEHISAYQPGMQDQVAAMGQGNLQNGAAVLNNMINHQASQMAFNDIFYLLGWTFLAIIAFLWLAKPPFGAGAGAASAGGH
- a CDS encoding LysR substrate-binding domain-containing protein; protein product: MRMDIADLRLFLAVADAGSITAGAALANLALGSASERLRAIEADAGTALLNRHPRGVSLTEAGAALAHHARLILQQQAQLRGEMDAFAHGARGTLHLYANTAALTNYLPSRLAPWLAQRPRLHVELHERTSTDVVRALAAGQAEAGIISDAVSADGLQRHVVSEDPLVMLLPANHRFASRRTLDFVDVLGETFVALADGNALQTYVEELAGEAGRRLDVRIRMKTFEGLCTMVGHGIGVGIVPKTIARQHRRSTHTVAVPLADAWAQRRLCACFADWMRLSPAMRSLLQHLGVPPQKKA